The Paroedura picta isolate Pp20150507F chromosome 2, Ppicta_v3.0, whole genome shotgun sequence sequence agccctgatattactgaagaagaagaagagttggttcttagatgccgcttttctctacccgaaggaggctcaaagcggcttacagtcgccttcccttcctctccccacaacagacatcctgtgagggaggggatgctgagagagccctgagattactgaggaagaagaagagttggttcttatatgccacttctctctacccgaaggaggctcaaagcggcttacagtcgccttccctttcctctgttctgaccgagcagtgatatcagggctctctcagcctcacccaccccacagggtgtctgttgtggggagaggaagggaaggcgactgtaagccgctttgagcctccttcgggtagggaaaagcggcatataagaaccaactcttcttcttcttcttctccccacaacagacaccctgtgagggaagggaggctgagagagccctaatattcctgcttggtcagaatagttttatcagtgccgtggcgagcccaaggtcaccaagctggctgcatgtgggggagcgcagcatcgaacccagcatgccagattagaagtccgcactcctaaccacgacaccaaacaagAGATCCCCATGACCAATCTCATGTTCCATGCCCAACCATTAAAGCTGTGATTGTTGCAGCTAACTAGGGATATTCCTCACCTTCCAACCCACCAAGAGGACgtttccaaagatgcccacagagaACAAACCCTCCCCCCGCAAAAAAAGACAATATCCTTTGGAAAAGGACATCTGCTCACCCTGCCTAGCTACTTTGAACTGTGGACTGTAATGGCCaccccaggaggcggagccagccacaaaatggctgccgcagctgaCCAATCACACAGTCTAAGCTCCAATGACCAACCAGAGGCTTTGCTAGGCATCCACTTCCTCAAAGTGCTTGGTGGGTGCGGGGAAAGCCATTGTCCCTGCCGTGGTGCCCATAAGCCCTCTGCCGGGGACCCTTGTGGCATGTTGCTAACACAAATAATATCTCTTTCTGCACTGAAGGGCCACAGGCCATCCTGCCTGCAAAAGagcttttctctcttgcccccttgTAGGCGTAAGACCAAAGGCTCCTTCCTTAAAGAAAAGAACTGCAGGGCCAGAAGGAGCGCTCCCGATCCGCTCTCCCCCGGGACGGGCAAAAGCAAGCAGTGGAGCTCCCTGCTTGGAGCcagctttctctctctgcctcgggAGCCTGCTCAGGCGGATGCCATGGTGacactcttctcccccccccccaagatccatAAAAGGAGCCGTGGGTGAAGGAACATTTTGCATCTGCCCACACACCAAGCGCGGCGCTCCTGGGTAAAATGGCAAGCGGATGAGTGGCACGCAGAGCAGCTCCCAGCATCCTGCCCGAgaaagcctccctcctccccacgtTCATCGGGGCAGCGTTTGGGGTACCGTCAAAACAGCACTGAACTTCTGTGAACACGACTTGGCCACTGAACCAGCCCCCTGCGCTCACGTTCCTTGCTCCGTCCTCTGGCCCTCGGGGCAGGGAAGTTGGCAATGGAAGAGGACCTTCCCTTGCTCCAAAAGGACCACTGTGCGGTCCTTTTGGAGCAAGGGAAGGTCCTCTTCCCGTTTGGAGCAAGGGAAGGCCCTCATCCCCGTCCCGAGGGCCAGAAGAGGGAGCAGGGGAATGAAAGCACAGAGGGCTGGTTCAGCGGCCAAGTCCATGTTCACAGAAGCTCCTCCCTCGGCCTCCTTCTGTGGGTGCTGAGACCATTCCCCTATAAGAGGTACAGGCGACATGGAttacagggaggaggaggaggaggagttgttttttacgCCCCGCTTTTCACCATCCGGAGGAGTATCAAGGTGGCTGACGAtcgctttcccctcctctccccacaacaggcaccctgcgaggttggtgtggctgagagaaccctCACAGAACTGCACTGGGgggacagctctaaaagaactgtgactagccccaggtcatccagcaggctgcatgtggaggaggagcggggaatcaagcccggctcgccagattagaggccgccgctgtCAACGGCAACACCGAGCAGGGCTGCGAAAGCCCCTTCTCTGCCTGAGTCCTGGAAGAGCCGGTAACCAGTCAAAAGGAAGAGGACCGGGCTGGGCTAGACCGGCTTAGAGTCTGCTGGCCTGACATGCGGGAGATGGGCGTGCTGATGATAAAGCGGAGCACAGGTGCTGCAGACTCACCTGTCTGGGGCCAGACTCTGCCTCCTGTTATTTCGAAGGCTCTCCGTCAGGAGGAGTTGGGAACCGGATCTGCCTGagctcctggagagctgcttgaCGGCAGAACCTAGAAGAACCAGAAACCCAACTGGCTCTGCAGGCTGGCTGTTTACACGTGGGTCAATTGTCCCAGGTTTAATGCTGAGAGgacatgttattttattttatgctgtGGGGGATCTATTCTCCTCCTTGCACGGAGCATCCTGGTGCCTTTTGCCCCTCCCTCGCTTTTCTCTGATATTTCTCCGACTTGCTTGGCTCCAAATTTTGGGGAAAGGTCTCAGCAAATCctcaataaatacatttttacccTTGTATTTCgcccttcctggtagctcagggTGGGGGACGATGTACGTTAAGCAGTGCTTAAAGAGGGCATCCAGAAACCCTTGAGCTTTCAGCAAAGGCGGCAGGCTTGTGCACCAAGGGCCCGATCCGGCTGATTCGGCTTCAGCAACCATTAGGCAACGGGGCCACTGACTATAATGGGGATTtctgcttttccgcttctcctgggggttgggggtttaAGTTAcaacctccaaactttcagggtagctccgagAGGCTCTTTCCTGACTCCCCTTCCAATTTCAAAacgattggtccaaggggtccacttctagggccTCCCGAAGAGGGTGACCCCATCcgttccattatatcctatgggacactCTTGTTAGGGatccactggctcccagtttctTACGAGCCGTTCCCCCGAAAGCACTTTGGTCAAATAATACCAACCAGCTGAAGATccgtggccctaaagaagcccactggacctcgaccagagccagggcctctttggtggaatgagctccttccGCCAGTCCTGCaatacagagctcttccgccaggcctgtggttgaggcccatCAGGAGCAACATTAGATTAACCCCTGGGCCACTCTCCTCCTTCCGACTCCTCATCCTCCCTCGTTCTATACAACAGCGCAGATATTACGTACCAACGGTGCCGACGGCTGTTTTAAGTGTAATCTTAAACCTTTTTAACGAGGGCGTTTGACACTGCAATGAATTGCAATCTTGATTGCGGACTTCACCGACCCAAGGTGGCGAGTTCAAGAGAGGTGTTAAgacaagtaaaataaataaacaacttaTCAGCAAACAGACTTGCTTTGTCGGGAGTGGAAGCCTCTGTGTTTTCACTGAACCCACAGCTTTTAATAAGAGCCATCCTGTCGcctccaccttttctccaggtggaacattcccaaatccttcaGCCTTCCTTCACAGGCCTTGgtcccccaggccccggatcattctcatcgctctcctctgtccaTATGGTCCACAtccgtggccaaactgtgactctccagatgtccacggactacaattcccatgagcccctgccagccggcaggggctcatgggaattggagtccatggacatctggagagccattgtctggccactcctgctgtATAAGAAAGCCCTATTACCCTTGTAAAAATTATGAccatgtaagccaccctgaaaaAAAGCTTCTCTTTCGAAAATTAATCCTTATGGGTATCTTTCTGCTCAGAGCAATTTTGACGTCTGGCTTTTGCTGCCCTCTTCTGGCTCAAGAAAGATTCTACTCAACTGAGCTTCAGCTGGATCTTCAAGGCGCTGCCGGGGAGCCGGGCACGGTGGCACGTGCCTGTAATCCCAGCTTCTTGGGAGGCTGAGGCTGGAGGATCGCTTGAGGCCAGGAGTTCGAGGCTGCTGTCGGCTGTGCTGAGCAGGTGTCCTTCCAAGCCCCGCATCGATATGGGGGTCCCTGGGGAGCCGGGGGCCGCCaggttgcctaaggaggggtGAACCGACCCAGGCTGGGCACAGAGCAGGCCAAAGCTCCCGTGCTGGGCAGTGGTGGGATCGCACTGGCGAGCAGCCCTGGCAGCCCAGCCTGGGCAAAAGAGTGAGACCcagcttttctcttttttaaatgtCGAAACGGCTTCCTGCTGAACCAGCCCCTTGCTCTCTCAAAgccagcattgtctgctcaggccGGCAGCCACAGTCCAAGGACCCATCACCTACTGACagatctatttaaaaaaaaataaacctggagatgctggagaatgaacccgggaccttctgcaagccaagcagatgttcgACCGCTGAGACacggcccacccccacccccacccccgaacgGTGTAAGCAGAGCCATTTTGAGTGGGAATTCTAGAACAACAGTGAAGCTGGGGAATAATCAAGGCAAGGAGCCAGCCAAACGTTGAGAGGTGATTTACCTTTCcctgcctctgagtagcaacccTGCACAATGACACAACATCACAATAAAACGTCAACCTGCGGCACtggttcttttccttttttaccctgaagaaaaataaaattacaatacatGGACACACGATGGCGGTCAAGGgccatcctttctttctctctgtgactcttaaagcagtggtctccaacccccagacCAGGGACGgttaccagtctgtggatcagtcagtaccctcctcctcgtcctcctccccagctgctgcctcgggggctgccctgccactctgctgccggctcacctttggtgttctccagcggctgccagggctggggctccccctcggagtggcactgcgcagttgctcctggcagtgccccccagtgggcggcgggaagtcagggccaccggcgggaaagcaagtggagcaggggctcaggtggcggcaatttccctcagcaaaagactaccccccgccccggacctcagtaaaatgatcaagcattgaccggtccccggtgataaaaaggttgggcaccactgtcTTAAAAGACTCCATGGAGATCATCGGACATTCTGAAGTCCGGAGTCTCTGGTGAAGATAATCGCGGCAGATAAAGTCAAAGACGGCGGCAGGAGAAGAGCCAGCATTAGATGGCTTGACCGCAGCCTTCCGTCTGAACGACCTGAGCGAGGCCATGCGGTCATTCATTCAACGGGTCCCCCCTGGCAGTTTAGACAGCCCTTCACGCAGAAAGACCCGGGCAAAACACAAAGGTGAAGCTACAACCCAtgatccttgatctggaaactccagctggttcagaatgccgcggccaagatcctcacaaatacattttattgactgattaattgattgattgactggttggttggttgtatttatataccgccctccccgaaggctcatcaTGGAGATCCGTCCAGTAGCCCAACAACTCAACTCGATcccaactgaattctggatcaggcttaaggttttggttcttaccttcaaggccatacatgtgTGGTCTTGGCCCACTGtgcctgagagactgcctccctgcctatacccccaaaagagcattacgctccgtcaacaccaaccggctagtgatccctggccccaaagaagcatgttggtcctcaaccagggccagagccttctctgtcctggcccccaccgggtggaacgagctccctgaagagatcttccacaattccgcagggcctacaaaagggagctcctccaccaggcatttgactgaggttaatccAAGCTAGAAACATCCGGTGGTCCCCCTCAAATCATACCTTCCATAACCTAAACGTTCTGACATCCttaggggttctgttaaagtcattctattgaaattgttcaacaaGTTAATTATGGACACCCGTTAAACTTATATTCACTGTTAGAattgttatatattgttgtgaCCATTCTCAATGTATGACGTTCTATCtatcccacaatgttcccatgtaaaccgccctgggccgtatgggagggcggtataaaaatctaagacaacaaaatgaatgaatgaatgaatgaatgaatgaatgaatgaatgaatgaatgaatgaatgaatgaatgaatgaatgaatgaatgaatgctcacCTGGCGACATGCTGGCTCGATTCCTTGCATCTGTTTCAACTCAGAGAACAGATCAAACATCTCTTACGTTTTTTCATTCAGCCTTTCTGGCCTTCCCCGTCGACTCACAAACACAAGCTCACCTTCTGAGCAAAAGTTGTTTTGAGCTAAAATGTCTCCATTGAGGCTACCATATCCTGGTTTCATTAGGAGAAGACAAGAGACAAGAGGAgaagacaagtcaagaatgtgggggacagcagcaggcagcaggaatagGAGATGGACCAGCCCGGTGAAGAGGCCACCtttctcagtttgcaagacctgagcaagatgtTTCAGGAcagaacattttggaggtcattcttCCATGGGGCCACCCCTAAGTCAGAAGCAGCTTGTCTGCATAGACTGTGCACACACAAAGAAAATCTACCCTGCTGGTCCGATAGTAAATTTTAAGTTCAACAGTTTTCTTCAAGCATTCATTGTAATTCTTTTGTCCCAGACTGGTACTGTAATGCTGTTTAATACATGTGGAGACTCCTTGCAATGTAATGGGATTGCTGTGTCCTGCTTGGtggccatggaggggaggggctgccagatccaggtggggaaactcctggcGTTTGGGGATGGAGATTGGGGAGAACACGGACCTCAATGGGTATGATGCCAAGAGCCAGAAGgtgacatcagggaaaggcctcagcctctctgccctgttgtcagccctccaaaggaactgttgGTCCCTATGCAAGATAGGAaagtggactagatggaccctcactgctcTAACTCAGAAGAGTTGGGTCTGATAGACAGCTTttctcccgaaggagtctcaaagtggccttcctgttcctcttcccaaaacagactccctatgaggtaggtgaggctgagagagccctgatattactgaagaagagttggtttttatatgctgcttttctctacccgaaggaggctcaaagcggcttacatttgccttccctttcttctccacacaacagacaccctgtgaggaaggggaggctgagagcccatgagattactgaagaaggagaagagttggttcttagatgccacttttctctatccgaaggagtctcaaagcggcttatagttgccttccctttcctctccccacaacagacaccctgtgagggaggggaggctgagagagcgctgagattactgaagaagaagaagaagagttggttcttagatgccgctttcccctacccgaaggaggctcaaagaggcttccagtcgccttccctttcctctccccacaacagccaccctgtgaggtaggtgaggctgagagaactctctcagagaactgtgactggcccaaggtcacccagctggctgaacgtgggggaagagcagggaatcaaacctggcgcgccagattagaactctttgtattgttcctgtttgatgtaaaagcaccctgagccttcgaggagggtgatatattaaatagtaaataaataaatgtctgcattcctaatcactacagcaagctggcaccGTGGCTCCTTTCTGGGTATtgtattccaggaggtctccaggcctcatctggaggttggaaaccactGCCAGTGAAAGCCCTCAAATCAAGCCAGAACTCCTCCGAGGTTTGGGATAGGCAAGATAAGCTTTGCGGGAGAGCAGCTGCAAACAGCTGGAGGAAAGCTGTCATGctttttcccggggggggggagatttgatcCGTTTGTATAGATCTGCTTATTTTATTGCAGGCCCATTACGAAAAGCTACGGAGCCGACGCATTGAATGACGTCAATCACGCGGGATCTCCTCATAGAGTTGGCCTCGCCTCGACTTTGCACGCGTGCGCAATTAGCGCCCGACTCCCACAGAGGTCTTCCAAAGAGCATGCGTCCAACCGCGAGGCCACGTTAGGTGAGGACGCCAATACGCATGCGCTATCATTCCGGGCACTTGAGGTAAATTTTACCCGGAGGTGCCTCAGTTCTTCCGGGATGGCTTGGCACCGAAGCTGCGCAAAGAAGCTTTAACGAGTGGTGCGCCTGCGCTTCGGCTACGCTCTCACGCGcacgtgcaaaaaaaaaaaaaaaaaaaaagagcctttcTTCCTGCGTTTGCGCAGTTGGCCTCGGCGGTTCCGCGCGCATGCCTCCCGACAGGCGAGCGATTGTGAGACTGGCGAGGGCGTGGCAGAGAGGCGGGGCCGAGCAGGGGCGGGCGCGCGGGCGCCGCTCAGTACGCACGCGCAATGCCGGTCCCCTCCTCCCACTGCGCAGGCCCGTTCCCCGTCGCTCCGGAGGGAAAGCGGCGCGCGTGCGCACTCCCCTCGGCGCGCGGGGCGGTGCCTCTTTCGCAGGAGCCCGTCAGGCGagctggccgcgcatgcgccctGCAGCCGGCCGCCGCCGTGAGCCAGCCGGGGAGTTTCGTGAGGGAAGACGCGAGGCGGGCCGGCGGGGAGGCCGCCTCAGGAGAGCCCCGCCGAGGGGCGAGGACCGGACCCGGCGCCCACGCAGGTAACCCCGGCGGGTGGGGGAGGCCCGCCGACCCACCGCCTTTCCCGCGGCGCGGACGGAGCCTTCGGCGGAGGGACGGACTGACTGACCGACTGACGGGCCGCCGCCCTTCTCGCTCCCCTCAGCCGCCCGCGAGGCAGAGCCGTTGGAAGCCGGGGGGCGCCAGGGCCTGAGGGGCGCCGCCGCGACCAACCGCCTTCCGCAGGCCACGCCCTCCCGACAGGCCACGCCCCCGCGGTGGGCGGGGCTGGTCTCCCTGCGCTCTCCTCGGGGCAGCCTCAGCTCACCCCTGTGGGGCCCTTTctggaggggaggcaggtggggccctCTTGGGGTGCCCATAGGACCCCCACGCCCTCCCAGGGGTCTCCGGCTGCCGCCCCCCTGTGGATGCCTGCGCCTCCCCGGCCGCCATCATGGGCAAGGTGCTGTCCAAGATCTTCGGCAACAAGGAGATGCGGATCCTGATGCTGGGCCTGGACGCGGCGGGCAAGACCACCATCCTCTACAAGCTGAAGCTGGGCCAGGCGGTCACCACCATCCCCACCGTGGGCTTCAACGTGGAGACGGTGACGTACAAGAACGTCAAGTTCAACGTGTGGGACGTGGGGGGCCAGGACAAGATCCGGCCGCTGTGGCGGCACTACTACACGGGCACGCAGGGCCTCATCTTCGTGGTGGACTGCGCGGATAGGGACCGTATCGACGAGGCCAGGCAGGAACTGCACCGCATCATCAACGACCGGGAGATGCGGGACGCCATCATCCTGATCTTCGCCAACAAGCAAGACCTCCCCGACGCCATGAAGCCGCACGAGATCCAAGAGAAATTGGGCCTGACTCGGATCAGGGATAGGAATTGGTATGTTCAGCCGTCCTGCGCCACCTCGGGTGACGGACTCTACGAAGGGTTGACATGGCTAACGTCTAACTATAAATCCTAATGATTACTTAATCGAAACACTATTAGTCTTCAAGAGAGTTCAGAGGGGGGGAGAATAAATACTGTGGCTTCACAGAAAAGAATTCTTCATATTAAAATGTTCCAAAATTAAGCACCCGTAGGATTATGATTGCTCAACTTTCCTCCAGTTACCACCCTCTTCTGCGCACTTGACTGGATCTCCCGTTCAGTACAATTCTTGCTTGGTGTTAAAATGCTCTAGTCTTCGACTGTGAATGAACACAAGCGCTAATTTCTCTGGCAGACCTCTAGCAGGGAGGGAGGACATGAGTTATAGCATTTCTCCCCTCTTGAGAG is a genomic window containing:
- the ARF6 gene encoding ADP-ribosylation factor 6, producing the protein MGKVLSKIFGNKEMRILMLGLDAAGKTTILYKLKLGQAVTTIPTVGFNVETVTYKNVKFNVWDVGGQDKIRPLWRHYYTGTQGLIFVVDCADRDRIDEARQELHRIINDREMRDAIILIFANKQDLPDAMKPHEIQEKLGLTRIRDRNWYVQPSCATSGDGLYEGLTWLTSNYKS